The Montipora capricornis isolate CH-2021 chromosome 3, ASM3666992v2, whole genome shotgun sequence genome window below encodes:
- the LOC138041289 gene encoding uncharacterized protein: MKIFLPLLIIALMTFTVVTKRLHIEKKGNNARIPDIRNGTEDDYNQDAAGIPRVVPALPANIFLNPNQACYTQFFANGVPPIGLRTANLANMRYICQQVPANPGTYFYATMFDEGRGIAVYSAYVLNANNINFQAQRRAGWIQTNGIQHQGSNAIYQGQQLHKGHLFAAMTASGLPQNAQAPLNAQTSARSTYQYTNAVPQSAAFNTGQWRVWEGRIRTYAADICIPAQGVLYLITGVSFVGINNAYPPQAAAVPITTLPPVPAGQNNPAAIDKPNSMWTAAMCVPAPGGQPYSFAVIGNNVQNAAGMLTQQITVAQLEAILQFDIQTNGLKRSIVKKEEVNLFPGIKKSENYKKAIPEDKYPESEENE, encoded by the exons ATGAAGATTTTTCTACCTCTCCTTATTATCGCACTGATGACTTTCACAGTTGTGACTAAAAGACTCcacattgaaaaaaaag GAAACAACGCTCGTATACCCGACATCAGGAATGGCACTGAAGACGACTACAACCAAGATGCTGCAGGAATCCCACGAGTGGTTCCTGCGCTGCCTGCCAACATTTTTCTTAATCCTAATCAGGCATGCTACACACAGTTCTTCGCAAACGGAGTGCCACCAATTGGTTTACGTACTGCCAACTTAGCGAATATGAGATACATCTGTCAACAGGTGCCCGCGAATCCGGGAACGTACTTCTACGCGACGATGTTCGATGAAGGTCGGGGAATTGCAGTGTATTCAGCGTACGTTTTGAACGCGAATAACATCAATTTTCAAGCACAAAGAAGGGCAGGATGGATCCAAACCAACG GTATTCAACACCAAGGCAGCAATGCGATATATCAGGGGCAACAGTTACACAAAGGTCACTTGTTCGCAGCTATGACTGCCTCGGGTCTCCCGCAGAACGCCCAGGCCCCCCTGAACGCCCAGACCAGCGCTCGTTCAACTTATCAATACACTAATGCCGTGCCACAGAGTGCAGCTTTTAACACCGGTCAGTGGAGAGTTTGGGAAGGGAGGATTCGAACGTATGCAGCGGATATATGCATACCGGCGCAGGGTGTCTTGTATCTTATAACAGGCGTTTCATTCGTTGGTATCAACAACGCTTACCCTCCACAGGCCGCTGCAGTTCCGATTACCACATTGCCACCGGTACCCGCGGGGCAGAATAATCCGGCCGCCATAGACAAACCCAATTCAATGTGGACCGCCGCCATGTGTGTACCCGCCCCAGGTGGACAGCCCTACAGTTTTGCAGTGATTGGAAACAACGTTCAGAATGCAGCTGGAATGCTTACACAGCAAATTACCGTAGCACAGTTAGAGGCTATTCTTCAGTTCGACATTCAAACAAACGGCCTCAAACGAAGCATTGTCAAGAAAGAAGAGGTCAACCTGTTTCCAGGAATTAAAAAATCTGAGAATTATAAAAAGGCAATTCCCGAAGACAAGTATCCTGAATCCGAGGAAAACGAATAA